Genomic window (Streptomyces liliiviolaceus):
GTCACCAGGGCGAGTGCCGTGGCGGTGAGCGCGCCCAGGCCGAACCGGCCCACGAGCAGCGCGATCAGCGGGATGCGCAGTACGAGGTCGGCGTTGGCGAGGAGCGCGAACCGGCCCGCCCTGTCCCACCAGTGCCGGTGCCGCCGCCGGTCCCGGAAGCAGAGATGCTCGATGAGCAGGAAGTTCCAGGCGACGCCGAACTGGTTGGCGACGATCTCGGCGGGCAGGTAGTGCATCCCGGCGGCCGTCAGCGCCCACAGGCCGAGGAGGTTGGGCAGGAAGCCCGTCGCGCCGATCAGCCCGAAGACCACCATCCGGGCCACCGGCGAGGCCGTGCGCAGTCCGGCGAGGTGCCGCAGGAAGCGGATGCCCTCCCGCGCGGTCGACTTGGACTCCCCCGCGAACCGGTCCTGGAAGACGAACGGCACCTCGGTGACCTGGCGGGGCCGGGCCCGTACCGCCATTTCGAGCAGGATCTTGTAGCCGAGGGGCTTCAGCACGTCCGCGGTGACCGCGCTGCGGCGGATCGCGAAGAAGCCGCTCATCGGGTCGCTGATGCCGCGCAGCCGGTGCGGGAACAGTGTCTTCGTCAGCCAGGTGGCGCCGCGTGAGACGGCGACGCGGTAGCCGCCCGCGAGTCCCTCGCGGCTGCCGCCCTTGATGTAGCGGGAGGCGACGACGAGTCCGGCGGGGGCGCGTTCGCCCGCGGCCACCAACTCGGGTACGAGGGAGGGTGGATGCTGCAGGTCGCCGTCCATGACGACGATCCAGTCGGAGGTCGCCGCCCGGATGCCCTCGACGACGGCCCCGCCGAGCCCGCCGACGGGCTGTTCGCGATGCAGCACTGTCACCGGGTACGGGCAGTCGCGGGCGGCCTCGCGGATCACCTCGGGGGTGTCGTCGGTGGAGTCGTCCACGAAGACGACCTCGCAGGGCAGCCGCGCGGGCACGGAGGCGGTGATCTGCCGCAGCAGCTCGCGGATGTTGGCGGACTCGTTGAAGGTCGGCACGACGACGGTGACCGCGCCCGGCTCGGGGAGCGGGGAGGCCGAGCGCAGTGCCGGGTCGCTCAACTCCCCCGGCAGCTCCCCCGGGACGATGGACCCGTCGATGGACTCGTACGTCATCGGTCGCCGCCTTCCGTGACCGTCGCGCCCGTGGAGCCGGCCGCGTCCGCGGAGCCGGCCGCGTCCGTGGAGCCCGCCGTACTCTCCCTGCTCGCCCGGCTCTCCTCGCCGCCGTTCTCGATCCTTCGGATCTCGATGCGGTCCGGGCCCTCGCCGAAGGTGGCGACGGGTGTCGAGTGCTTCATCGCCTGCTTGACGTTGGGCAGGTCGACGGCGTCGCGCCGTACGGTCGGGGAGGCGACGACGTAGTCGAGGTCGCGCCAGCCGCGCGGCATCGTCTTCGTCACCGCGGGGTCGAGGTCGGCCTTGTAGAACCAGATGACGCCGAGGCCGGGCTGGTAGCCGGCGTGCACGAGGTCGAGCCAGAGCGCGTCGTCGACCAGGACGCGGGTGTCCCGGGGGTCGTCGACCTCGGTGGCCAGCCACTTCGAGGCGGCCCGGTAGGGGGCGTTGGCGTCGGTGGTGGCGGCGGTGCGGGCGCCGTCGTACCAGCGCGGCACGACGTACACGGCCGAGACCGCGACGAGCAGCGCCGCTAGCGCGTACCGGCCGCGGGTGACGTACGGGCTCTCGTCGGCGGTACGCCGTCTGCGCAGCACGCCGTGGGCGACGCTCGCCGCGCCTCCGGCGAGGACCAGTGCGAGGAACGGCAGGGCCTGGATGACGTACATCGCGGGCAGGTAGCCGTTCGGGCGCAGGGCGACCAGGGCGAGGACGGCGACGGTCAGGGCGGGTCCGGCGAGCGCCCGCGCGGTGACCGACCAGCGCCAGGTGACCAGGAGGAGCAGTGCTCCGGCCAGGCCGCCCAGCGGCAGGATGCGGTCGTAGTAGAGCCAGGACCGCAGGACCTCGTACGAGCCGGAGCCCGTGTCGAGGATGAAGCCCGAACCGGGCCTGGTCAGCTGGTATTCGAGGCCGTCCCAGAGCGAGACGTGTCCGGCGCCGGGGAACAGCTCGCCCTTGAGGAGGGCGAAGAGCGGGTACGACATGCCGATCAGGACGCAGGCCGTGACGGCGCCGGTGAGGGCGAACTTGCGGGTGTCGCGGTGGCTGTGGCGCCACATGGTGACGAGCACGGCGGGCAGGACGAAGATCATGGTCTCTTTGGTGAGGACCGCCGCCGCCGCGGCGAGTCCCGCGCCGAAGTGGTGCCAGAGATGGCGGCTCGGGGAGGCGGCGAGGCAGAACGCGAGCAGCGTCCACATCACCGCGATGTTGTCGAGGAAGATCTCGCGCTGGAGGACGACGGACAGCGGCGAGAGCCCGAACAGCAGCAGCGCGAGCGCGGCGGCCCAGCGGGGCAGGGACAGACGGCGGGCCAGTACGTAGACGAGGACCGCGCTCACCGCGCTGACCAGGAGCATCACGATCCGCATCGAGCCGACCGTCATCGACTCGGGGCTGAGCAGGGCCGGGATCCAGGTCAGTACGGCTATCTGTATCCAGCCCAGGGGCGGGTGGTCGTACCAGTACGTGTAGTGGGCGAGGCCGTCGCCCTGCTGCACGGACCAGGCCTGGGCGAGGTAGGTGCCCTCGTCGTCGCTGAGGGTCGGGTAGTCGGCGATGTTCCAGCCCTGCACGGCCATGACGGCCACGAGGAGGACGCCGCACAGGATCAGGTCGGCCTTCGAACGGCGCAGCCGGGGCGGGGCCGTTCGAGGTGTCGAACCGGTTTTGGGGACAGGTGTGCGCTGCGCGGGGACCTCGGTAGCGGTCGCCGCGGGGAGGGTGGAGGTCACGCAGGGACGTCCTCTCGGGACCCGCGGGTCACGGCCGCGGCTTCGGTGGCGGCAGCGGTGTCGGCGCCGGGTGCGGTGGCGGTGACCTCGATGGCGGTGGCGATGTCGGCGCCCTTGCCGAGGTCGTCGCCGAAGTCGTGGCCGCGCTCATGGCCGGTGTCGGTGAGGTGCGCTCCGACGTGGCTGGTCAGCTCCCAGTCGTTGCGGCCCCGCTGCTCGCGCCAGACGGCCCGGACGGCCGCTCCGGCGAGGAGCACCTGGTAGAAGGGGCCGCCGACGACGAGCTTGAGGTAGTGGACGAAGCGGACGCGCAGCCCGTACTGCTTGCCGAAGTCGTGCAGTCCGACGAGTTCGAAGACGAAGGTGACGAACGCGGTGACGGCCGGCAGGAAGGTGATGAAGGCGATGCCGACGGGGACGTCGAGGAAGAGCGCGACGGCCACGTTGAGCGGGATGATCACGCCGGAGATCGCCTGGAGGTACGGGGTCATCAGGGTGTAGCGGGCGAGCAGGCGCTGGCCGAAGCCGGGCAGCTGTTTCCAGTCCTTCTTGCGGTAGACCTGGAGGAATCCCTGGTTCCACCGGGTGCGCTGCTTGAGGAGCGACATCAGGCTGCCGGGTGTCTCCTCCTTGGTCACCATGTCGGAGTCGTACGCGACGACGACCTTCTTGCCGACGCTGGAGAGCCGTACTCCCAGGTCGCAGTCCTCGGCGAGGCAGTCGGGGTCCCAGCCGTCGGCCTCCCACAGGACGTCCGTGCGGACGAAGACGGTGTTGCCGCCCAGCGGGATGAAACCTTTCTGCGCATGGAGGTGGAGCCGCGAGCGGAACCAGAAGAAGTACTCCAGGCAGTTGCGCAGGCTGTACCAGCTGGAGTGGAAGTTGATGAGCTGGACGCCGCCCTGGACGACGTCCGCGCCGGTGGTGCGGAAGGCGTGGTCGACGTGCGCGAGCAGCTCCGGGTGGACCTGGTCCTCGGCGTCGAAGACTCCGACGACGTCGCCGCGGCAGTGCGGCAGCGCCGTGTTCATGGCCTTCGGCTTGTTCTTCTTCTCGTGGGTGTCGACGACCACGCGCACCCGCGGGTCACGGGCCTCGGCGCGCCGGGCCACCTCGGTGGTGTCCGGGTCGTCGTGGCCGACGATCACGATGATCTCGAAGTCGGTGTGGCTGGATTCCAGCAGGCGCTGGATCGTGTGGTCGAGGACGGCCTGTTCGTGTCGCGCGGGCAGCAGCAGCGAGAAGGACACGTGCTCGCCCCCGTCCGGACTGCTGAACCGGGTGGAGGCGAGCACCTCGGGCGTGCGCCACGCGTGCATCTGCCACCACAGGGTGAAAGCAGCCATCCAGAAAAGGGCGAGCGAAACGACAGCGATGAAGACGGACGCCAGCAAAAGATCCCCCCAGATCCCCAGAACCCCCTGTCACGACAGCGCGTTACTCCTGTCGTGTCCGGGACAGAGACTATGGGGATTCTGTGAAGTCCGGGAGGTGTTCTGATAAATAGCGTGTTTCGGAATGCTCGGTGGACTAGTAGGACGTATCCGAACACCTGCGCACATCAACCCTCGGCGTGGCGGGTGTCTCCCCTGCTCAGCGCCCCAGTGCCGCCCGGAGGCGGTCGACGTCGGTCGTCGGGGCGTCACAGGTGAAGTTACGGCAGACATACGCCGTCGGTTCATTGTCGACAAGTGACCGGTGTGCGAGGAGGGGCAGTTCGTCACTGTCCGCAGTGCCCACGGCGACGACCGCGCCGGGTGCGGTGGCGAGCAGGGCGGCGCGGTGCAGTTCCCGGGTGGCCGGATCGTCACCCGGTCCGACGACGGCGACCTCGCGCGGCCCGTCCAACTGGGCCTCGGCGGTGGCCAGTCCCCAGCCGATGAACCGCGGGGCGCGCGGCCCGAGCGCCTTGACCACGCCCAACGCCCGCTCGGCGGCGGTCCGGTGGGGCTCCGAGCCGGTCTGGGCCGCGTAGCTCAGCAGGGCGCCGGCCGCCGCGCTCCAGCCGGAGGGCGTGGCGTTGTCGGTCGGGTCCTGCGGGCGCCGGATGAGCTTCTCGGCGTCGGCCGCCGTGTCGTACAGGGCTCCTGACTTGTCGTCGGTGAACTGCACGAGGACGTGGTCGAGCAGGAAACCGGCGAATTCGAGCCAGACGCCCTCGCCGGTGACCGAGGCCAGCGCGAGGAACCCCTCCGCGACGTCCGCGTAGTCCTCCAGCACCCCCGCGTGCGCGCCGACGCGCCCGTCCTTGCTGGTACGGGCGAGCCGCGCGTGCTCGTCCAGATGGAGCCGTACGAGCAGGTCGGCCGCCGCGAGCGCCGCGTCGACGAGGTCGGGCCTCTCGAAGTACGCGCCGGTCTCGGCCAGCGCGGCGATCGCGAGCCCGTTCCACGCGGCGACGACCTTGTCGTCGCGGCCGGGGGCGGGACGGCCGTCGCGCGCCTCCTTCAGGCGGGCCTTGACGGACTCGATCCGTGCGGCGTCGAACACGCCCTCGCTCTGCGGCAGTTGCAGGACGGAGGCGCCCTCCTCGAAGGTGCCCTCCTCCGTCACGCCGAAGTGGACGGCGGCCAGGCGCGCGTCCTCGTCGCCCAGCACGTCACGCAACTGCTGCGGCGTCCACGCGTAGTACGCGCCCTCGACGTGCTTCCCCGTGCCGTCGTCGCTGTCGGCGTCGAGCGCGGACGCGAACCCGCCCTCGTTCGTGCGCAGTTCGCGGACCATGAAGTCGGCGGTCTCCAGGGCGACCCGGCGGGCCAGGTCCGACCCGGTGGTCCGCCACAGATGCGCGTACACGCGGCACAGCAGCGCGTTGTCGTACAGCATCTTCTCGAAATGGGGCACGACCCACGCCCGGTCGACGGAGTAGCGGGCGAAGCCGCCGCCGAGCTGGTCGTAGATGCCGCCGCGGGCCATGTGCTCGCAGGTGTCGGCGGCCATCTGGAGCGCGCCCTCGGACCCGGTGCGGGCGTGGTGGCGCAGCAGGAACTCGACCGCCATGGACGGCGGGAACTTGGGCGCCCCGCCGAAACCGCCGTGGGTGGCGTCGTACTCGCGGGTGAGCCCGAGCAGCGCCTGCGCGAGCTCGCCCTCGCCGGGCAGTTGCGCGTCGCCGAAGCCGATCTCGCGGCCGGCGAGATCGCGCACGATCTTCCGGGCGACCTCGTCGACCTCGTCCCGCCGTTCGGTCCACGCGCCGCGCACCCCTTCGAGGACCTGCCGGAAGGAGGGGCTGCCGTGGCGGGGCTCGGGCGGGAAGTAGGTGCCGAAGTAGAACGGCTCGGCGTCGGGCGTCAGGAAGACGGTCATGGGCCAGCCGCCCTGGCCGGTCGCGGCCTGCACGGCCTCCATGTACACGGCGTCGACGTCGGGGCGCTCCTCGCGGTCGACCTTGACGTTCACGAAGTGCGTGTTGAGGTAGTCGGCGGTCCGCTCGTCCTCGAACGACTCGTGCGCCATGACATGACACCAGTGGCAACTGCTGTAACCGACGCTCAGCAGTACCGGTTTCCCCGTCCGACGCGCCTCCTCGAAGGCCTCGCCCGACCAGGGCCACCAGTCGACGGGATTGTCGGCATGCTGCAGAAGATAGGGGGACGTCTCGTGGGCCAGTCGGTTCGCCATGGGGTCCATCCTGCCGCAGGGGGTGGGGGGCGGCGGGGATCGGAGGGGGCGCGCGGCGGGCGCGGTGGTGCCGGGGGGGCGGCGGGCGCGACGCGAGCACGCCGGACGCCACAGGCGCCCCGCAGGGGCGCGGGGAACTGCGCGACCAGCCCCCACCGCGCCGCAGCCACACCGCAACCCGCGGATCATCCGGTTGCTCCGGGGGTAGGTACTGGGTTCGGCCTGCCCGGATGGGCGTGCGCATGCCAGGGAACACGTCAGTGGGTCCCTCGCCTTCCCCGCTCATCCGCAGGACACTTGACCAGGAAAGCCGTTGTCGGCGGAGGGGGACGCGAAATGCGGGACAGCCATCGGGCGGAGGCCGAACGGCTGTTGGTGCGGGCCGTGGAGGAGGAGGTCCGGCGCTCCGGCGGGCGGGTCGACGGGAGCGTACTGCTGTCACGGGCGCGCGGCTCGCTGGACACGATGGCTCAGTCGGCCACCGAGGAGTACGAGGCCTACACGAAGGCGACGGACGAGGCCGAGGCGGGCCGGCTGACCTTCGGACAGCGCTACGCGCGCGAGGGCGCCGGAACTCCCCTGCTGGTGGCGGCCGTCGCGGCGCTCACGGCCGTGGTCGCGGACCTGGCGCTGGGCGCCGGCACGGGCACAGCGGTCGGCGCGGGCGCGGTCGTCGGCGTCGTGGGCGCCGCGACCACGGTGGCGAAGGTGACGGCCTCCCATCTGCCGGCCGCGAGCCGCCGGGCGGGCGCCCTCGGCCAGCCCGGCGGCCCCGAACAGCTGCGGCTGACCTGGCTGACCGCCCTGGAGGTCCGCGGAATCCGGCCCTTCTTCGACCAGCAGCGCGTGTTCAACGCCGCCACCGGGGCGAAGAAGGGCGCGCCCCAGCTACGGCGTACGGACAAGAGCGCGGCGGCACGGCGGCGCAACGTCCTGGAGCAGTCGTTCGGGCAACTCCCCGAGCCGGTCGGGCCGTTCGCGGGCCGCCGCCAGGAGCTGCTGCGGATCGCGCAGTGGGTGCACGCGGCCCGCGCGAGCACCGAGACCCGGCCGACGGTGGTCGTCCTGCACGGCGCGCCGGGTTCCGGCCGCAGCACCCTCGCGGTCCGCGCGGCGCACGAGCTGAAGGACCAGTTCCGCGGCGCGTGCGTGGTGGACCTGCGGGGCGACAGCGCGGAGGAGTCGCCGCTGAGCACCCGCGACGCGCTGCTGCACCTGCTGAACCGGCTGGGCGCGCCCCGTGAACAGCTCCTGTTCCGTGAGCGTTCCTCGCAGGACCAGCAGGTCAGACGGCTCGCCGAGCTGTACCACCAGCATCTGACCGGCCTGCCGGTGACGATCGTGCTGAACGACGCCAGCGATCTGGAGCAGGTGCGCACGCTCGTGCCGGAGCGCTCCGACAGCCTGGTCGTCGTCACCGCCCGCAAGCCCCTGGACCTGCCCGCCGACCTGCCGGCCTGGGTGCACCAGCTCGCGGTGGAACCACTGGCCGCGCCGGGCGCCGAGGAACTTCTGAAGGCGTCCGCCCAGGACGCCTCGGCCCCGTACGACGCCGAAGCCGCCGACGAGATCAGGGAGTTGTGCGGCGGGCTGCCCCTGGCGCTGCACATCGCCGGCTCGTCCCTCGGCCCGCGCACACCCCGCCGGCTCGCCACCGACCTGGCGGCGTACGGCCCGGTCGAGCCGGTCGAACGCGTGCTGTGGCTGCGCTACACGGACCAGCCGGACCCGGCGCGGCGGCTGCTGCGGCGGCTCGCCCTGGCGGGCCGCGCCTCGCTGGGGGCCGCCGCCGCGGCAGCCCTGCTCGCGACGGACGAGGCGGAGGCGACCCGCCATCTGGAGGCCCTGTCCCGCGCGGGTCTGATCGACCACGTCCGCGGCAGCCGTTACCGCCTGCACGATCTCGTACGGGCCTTCGCGCAGGCCCGCCTCCTCGACGAGGAGGAACCGGCCGAGCGCACGGCCGCGCAGGAACGTCTCATCGTGAACTACGGCGAGCTGGCCGACTCGGTGATCCGCCTGGTCGACGGCAAGACGTCCACGCGCGCCGACCAGTTCGGGCCGCACGGGTTCACCTCGCTGGACGCCGCCCTGCGCTGGCTGGACGACGAGTCGAGCTTCATCACGGCGGCGCTGCGGCACGCGGAGGGCGTGAACCAGGCGGCGGTGCTCAACCTTCTGGGCGCGCTGTGCGACTACTGCCTGCTGCGCGGCGACCTCTACCGGCTGGGCGAGATCAGCGAGTTGACGCAGGCCGTCGACCAGGGACTGCTGGTGCGCTCGGTCCAGTGGCGCACGGGCATCGCGGCCCGTCAGCTCGGCGAGCTCGACAAGGCCCGTACGACCCTGACGTCGGTGGTCGACCTCTACTTCGAGGCCCATCACGACGCGGGCGCGGCACGGGCGTTGTGTTCGCTCGGGATCACCCTCCACCACCAGGGCAATCTCACCGAGGCCGCGCTGAAGCTCCAGGAGGCCCTGGACCTGCAGGCCTCCCCCGCCCTCGCGGCGGACCGCGCCTGGACGATGCACGCGCTGGCGGCCGTGGAGCGCGACCGGGCGAGGCTGCGCGAGGCGCTCGACCTGCTCACGCGGGCCCTGGACCTGCACCGCGAGGGCGAGTCCGTGCACGGCGAGGCCTGGGCGCACTACCAGCTCGGCCAACTGGGCCTGCGCATGGGCGACGTACCGCGCGCCGAGTCCGAACTGCGCGACGCCCTCGACCTGTACGGCCGTACGCGCGACGCCCGCGGCGAGGCCTGGGCGCTGACCCAGCTGGCCCGGGCCCGGCTGGTCGACGGCGACCCGTCCCCCGCCGTGGACGGTCTGCGCCAGGCGGCCTCCCGCCACCGCGAGAACGAGGACGCCCGGGGCGAGGCCTGGACGGTGTACTACCTCGGCCAGTCGCTGGAGGAGACGGGCAACCTCGACCAGGCCGTGCGCGAGCTGGAACGGTCCCGCACGATGTTCTCGCGCATCCGCGACGTCTACGGTCTGGCCTGCGCCCGCCACCACTCGGCACGGGTGACCCGCGACCAG
Coding sequences:
- a CDS encoding glycosyltransferase, whose product is MTYESIDGSIVPGELPGELSDPALRSASPLPEPGAVTVVVPTFNESANIRELLRQITASVPARLPCEVVFVDDSTDDTPEVIREAARDCPYPVTVLHREQPVGGLGGAVVEGIRAATSDWIVVMDGDLQHPPSLVPELVAAGERAPAGLVVASRYIKGGSREGLAGGYRVAVSRGATWLTKTLFPHRLRGISDPMSGFFAIRRSAVTADVLKPLGYKILLEMAVRARPRQVTEVPFVFQDRFAGESKSTAREGIRFLRHLAGLRTASPVARMVVFGLIGATGFLPNLLGLWALTAAGMHYLPAEIVANQFGVAWNFLLIEHLCFRDRRRHRHWWDRAGRFALLANADLVLRIPLIALLVGRFGLGALTATALALVTTFVLRFAGTEALVYLPRKGGRTGGAADGKSRRARSRTARRPS
- a CDS encoding ArnT family glycosyltransferase, translating into MTSTLPAATATEVPAQRTPVPKTGSTPRTAPPRLRRSKADLILCGVLLVAVMAVQGWNIADYPTLSDDEGTYLAQAWSVQQGDGLAHYTYWYDHPPLGWIQIAVLTWIPALLSPESMTVGSMRIVMLLVSAVSAVLVYVLARRLSLPRWAAALALLLFGLSPLSVVLQREIFLDNIAVMWTLLAFCLAASPSRHLWHHFGAGLAAAAAVLTKETMIFVLPAVLVTMWRHSHRDTRKFALTGAVTACVLIGMSYPLFALLKGELFPGAGHVSLWDGLEYQLTRPGSGFILDTGSGSYEVLRSWLYYDRILPLGGLAGALLLLVTWRWSVTARALAGPALTVAVLALVALRPNGYLPAMYVIQALPFLALVLAGGAASVAHGVLRRRRTADESPYVTRGRYALAALLVAVSAVYVVPRWYDGARTAATTDANAPYRAASKWLATEVDDPRDTRVLVDDALWLDLVHAGYQPGLGVIWFYKADLDPAVTKTMPRGWRDLDYVVASPTVRRDAVDLPNVKQAMKHSTPVATFGEGPDRIEIRRIENGGEESRASRESTAGSTDAAGSADAAGSTGATVTEGGDR
- a CDS encoding glycosyltransferase, translating into MLASVFIAVVSLALFWMAAFTLWWQMHAWRTPEVLASTRFSSPDGGEHVSFSLLLPARHEQAVLDHTIQRLLESSHTDFEIIVIVGHDDPDTTEVARRAEARDPRVRVVVDTHEKKNKPKAMNTALPHCRGDVVGVFDAEDQVHPELLAHVDHAFRTTGADVVQGGVQLINFHSSWYSLRNCLEYFFWFRSRLHLHAQKGFIPLGGNTVFVRTDVLWEADGWDPDCLAEDCDLGVRLSSVGKKVVVAYDSDMVTKEETPGSLMSLLKQRTRWNQGFLQVYRKKDWKQLPGFGQRLLARYTLMTPYLQAISGVIIPLNVAVALFLDVPVGIAFITFLPAVTAFVTFVFELVGLHDFGKQYGLRVRFVHYLKLVVGGPFYQVLLAGAAVRAVWREQRGRNDWELTSHVGAHLTDTGHERGHDFGDDLGKGADIATAIEVTATAPGADTAAATEAAAVTRGSREDVPA
- a CDS encoding thioredoxin domain-containing protein is translated as MANRLAHETSPYLLQHADNPVDWWPWSGEAFEEARRTGKPVLLSVGYSSCHWCHVMAHESFEDERTADYLNTHFVNVKVDREERPDVDAVYMEAVQAATGQGGWPMTVFLTPDAEPFYFGTYFPPEPRHGSPSFRQVLEGVRGAWTERRDEVDEVARKIVRDLAGREIGFGDAQLPGEGELAQALLGLTREYDATHGGFGGAPKFPPSMAVEFLLRHHARTGSEGALQMAADTCEHMARGGIYDQLGGGFARYSVDRAWVVPHFEKMLYDNALLCRVYAHLWRTTGSDLARRVALETADFMVRELRTNEGGFASALDADSDDGTGKHVEGAYYAWTPQQLRDVLGDEDARLAAVHFGVTEEGTFEEGASVLQLPQSEGVFDAARIESVKARLKEARDGRPAPGRDDKVVAAWNGLAIAALAETGAYFERPDLVDAALAAADLLVRLHLDEHARLARTSKDGRVGAHAGVLEDYADVAEGFLALASVTGEGVWLEFAGFLLDHVLVQFTDDKSGALYDTAADAEKLIRRPQDPTDNATPSGWSAAAGALLSYAAQTGSEPHRTAAERALGVVKALGPRAPRFIGWGLATAEAQLDGPREVAVVGPGDDPATRELHRAALLATAPGAVVAVGTADSDELPLLAHRSLVDNEPTAYVCRNFTCDAPTTDVDRLRAALGR
- a CDS encoding tetratricopeptide repeat protein, with protein sequence MRDSHRAEAERLLVRAVEEEVRRSGGRVDGSVLLSRARGSLDTMAQSATEEYEAYTKATDEAEAGRLTFGQRYAREGAGTPLLVAAVAALTAVVADLALGAGTGTAVGAGAVVGVVGAATTVAKVTASHLPAASRRAGALGQPGGPEQLRLTWLTALEVRGIRPFFDQQRVFNAATGAKKGAPQLRRTDKSAAARRRNVLEQSFGQLPEPVGPFAGRRQELLRIAQWVHAARASTETRPTVVVLHGAPGSGRSTLAVRAAHELKDQFRGACVVDLRGDSAEESPLSTRDALLHLLNRLGAPREQLLFRERSSQDQQVRRLAELYHQHLTGLPVTIVLNDASDLEQVRTLVPERSDSLVVVTARKPLDLPADLPAWVHQLAVEPLAAPGAEELLKASAQDASAPYDAEAADEIRELCGGLPLALHIAGSSLGPRTPRRLATDLAAYGPVEPVERVLWLRYTDQPDPARRLLRRLALAGRASLGAAAAAALLATDEAEATRHLEALSRAGLIDHVRGSRYRLHDLVRAFAQARLLDEEEPAERTAAQERLIVNYGELADSVIRLVDGKTSTRADQFGPHGFTSLDAALRWLDDESSFITAALRHAEGVNQAAVLNLLGALCDYCLLRGDLYRLGEISELTQAVDQGLLVRSVQWRTGIAARQLGELDKARTTLTSVVDLYFEAHHDAGAARALCSLGITLHHQGNLTEAALKLQEALDLQASPALAADRAWTMHALAAVERDRARLREALDLLTRALDLHREGESVHGEAWAHYQLGQLGLRMGDVPRAESELRDALDLYGRTRDARGEAWALTQLARARLVDGDPSPAVDGLRQAASRHRENEDARGEAWTVYYLGQSLEETGNLDQAVRELERSRTMFSRIRDVYGLACARHHSARVTRDQRAAQTGSLRNSGFARQLLVDARADFQRIGVAHGEAWTCLELAVVDAGNARTQSALALCDEATALFASYGDRRGEDWARFLRCTLLPYASPGGVEVGTAVAQEELSQLSRTGHPSRDGKLDDYIEAYQLLLERGADLESGWQAWRLGMVPNRHAREVMGVVVSAERA